One window of the Archaeoglobus sulfaticallidus PM70-1 genome contains the following:
- a CDS encoding nickel-dependent hydrogenase large subunit — protein sequence MAEVVMDPITRIEGHLGARMETKDITTSTGTWTIVDKAYSLTNLFRGWEIILKGRDPRDAFFITQRICGVCPAPHGETAIQALDHAYGVTPPPAAVLMRNILHGAYYVYDHMIHTYLLIGPELGVLAKYPPMVPPALGKKGIKALGLGSSYAACIEMQRKVNRVVALWGGKFPHHTSEYPGGMTVKPTLDRIANTLSAMTELWDFVVNVMVPDLMAIVSKNDHIAETVSSLLDIDFNGLQDLGQTYGNFLSFGLFPDYNDYDKWVRVQDGEEGYRENALIRAGAWDGSPKKFTHKKIREYVKYSRYDDSATGLHPSEGVTKPVKDKPGAYAWMKAPRYDGKVYEVGPLARMINTFGLKWKIDVTNPVNGKSFTFEWNVLNPKGSVIDRVAARVAQTLLFATKTMEWAIELKQFMHDDIVNAKIPDYSYVPDNAEGMGLWDAPRGALLHYTKIRNKKIDNYQCIVPSTWNLGPRDDMDQPGPVEKALEGTWLPKLDVPTIANALYPEKDIDASAFGLGTVSWGDALAVALTPLGLVQLNMEGEYNTTLAITIVRSFDPCIACGVHFMIK from the coding sequence ATGGCAGAAGTTGTAATGGATCCGATAACAAGAATTGAGGGTCACCTTGGAGCAAGAATGGAGACCAAGGATATAACAACCTCTACAGGAACATGGACTATAGTTGATAAAGCTTACAGCCTCACAAACCTCTTCAGGGGCTGGGAGATCATACTCAAAGGCAGGGACCCAAGGGATGCATTCTTCATAACTCAGAGAATCTGCGGTGTCTGTCCAGCACCTCATGGTGAGACGGCAATTCAGGCTCTTGATCATGCGTATGGTGTAACTCCTCCACCAGCAGCAGTTCTGATGAGAAACATCCTGCATGGAGCTTACTATGTTTATGACCACATGATACACACATATCTACTCATAGGACCAGAGCTTGGTGTTCTTGCGAAATACCCACCAATGGTTCCACCTGCTCTTGGAAAGAAGGGGATAAAAGCACTCGGTCTTGGTTCAAGCTATGCAGCTTGCATAGAGATGCAGAGGAAGGTTAACAGGGTCGTGGCCCTTTGGGGCGGTAAGTTCCCGCACCACACATCGGAGTATCCGGGTGGTATGACCGTAAAGCCAACCCTCGACAGAATCGCCAACACTCTGAGCGCTATGACGGAACTCTGGGACTTCGTGGTCAATGTCATGGTTCCAGATCTAATGGCAATTGTCAGCAAGAACGATCATATTGCTGAGACTGTAAGCTCTCTGCTTGATATAGACTTCAACGGATTGCAGGATCTGGGTCAGACATATGGGAACTTCCTCTCTTTCGGTCTGTTCCCGGACTACAACGACTACGACAAGTGGGTAAGGGTTCAGGATGGAGAAGAGGGATATAGAGAGAACGCTCTGATCAGGGCGGGAGCCTGGGATGGCAGTCCCAAGAAGTTTACACACAAGAAGATAAGGGAGTATGTGAAGTACTCAAGATACGATGACAGCGCAACCGGGCTGCACCCATCTGAGGGTGTAACAAAGCCGGTAAAGGACAAGCCTGGAGCCTATGCGTGGATGAAAGCTCCGAGATACGACGGCAAGGTTTATGAGGTCGGACCACTGGCGAGAATGATCAACACATTCGGACTCAAGTGGAAGATCGATGTCACGAATCCTGTTAACGGGAAGTCGTTCACATTCGAGTGGAATGTGCTGAATCCAAAGGGCTCGGTTATCGACAGGGTTGCTGCCAGAGTTGCACAGACCTTGCTGTTTGCAACGAAGACAATGGAATGGGCGATCGAACTCAAGCAGTTCATGCACGATGACATAGTGAATGCCAAGATACCGGACTACAGTTATGTCCCGGACAACGCAGAGGGAATGGGTCTGTGGGATGCTCCGAGAGGGGCATTGCTGCATTACACCAAGATAAGGAATAAGAAGATCGATAACTACCAGTGCATCGTGCCCAGTACATGGAACCTCGGTCCGAGGGATGACATGGACCAGCCCGGGCCGGTTGAGAAAGCTCTCGAGGGAACATGGCTACCGAAGCTCGATGTTCCAACCATTGCAAACGCCCTGTATCCGGAGAAGGATATAGATGCATCAGCATTTGGGCTGGGAACAGTTTCATGGGGAGATGCCCTCGCTGTAGCATTAACTCCGCTTGGACTGGTACAGCTCAACATGGAGGGTGAGTACAACACAACACTTGCAATAACCATCGTCAGAAGCTTCGATCCGTGCATCGCCTGCGGTGTCCACTTCATGATTAAGTAA
- a CDS encoding cytochrome b/b6 domain-containing protein yields the protein MKTMEVNRHSLFTRVVHWSIVITGIILGFTGLEIGGHYGIRFLGDNVTSTHVYVGLVFGVLWVMFTYYMLTKEWKWISLSRIIYSLKFLLAETRAWFGGPHIEDPRAYDPKKGEYVEKIVPTQVMVWWGYFVLAVIIGFTGLAMAFKDFFSWVFAIGDAIGPIFGAESGYAFVRAVHLLFMYLFATVMIVHIYAVIIFGVLKSMFTGKREEKIVE from the coding sequence ATGAAGACAATGGAAGTTAACAGACATTCACTTTTTACCAGAGTCGTTCACTGGAGCATAGTAATTACGGGTATAATCCTTGGATTCACAGGGCTTGAGATAGGAGGACATTACGGCATCAGATTCCTTGGAGACAATGTTACCTCCACGCATGTCTATGTCGGGCTGGTGTTTGGAGTACTGTGGGTCATGTTCACTTACTATATGCTAACCAAGGAGTGGAAGTGGATATCCCTCAGCAGGATCATCTACAGCCTGAAGTTCCTTCTGGCTGAGACGAGAGCCTGGTTTGGAGGACCACATATAGAAGACCCGAGAGCCTACGATCCAAAGAAAGGTGAATATGTGGAGAAGATCGTCCCCACACAGGTAATGGTCTGGTGGGGGTACTTCGTCCTCGCTGTAATCATTGGCTTTACAGGACTTGCTATGGCATTCAAGGACTTCTTCTCATGGGTTTTCGCAATCGGCGATGCTATTGGACCAATATTTGGAGCGGAGAGCGGCTACGCATTCGTAAGGGCCGTGCATCTGCTGTTCATGTACCTCTTTGCAACGGTCATGATCGTTCACATATATGCAGTAATTATCTTCGGTGTGCTGAAGTCAATGTTCACTGGTAAGAGAGAAGAGAAGATTGTTGAGTAA
- a CDS encoding methyltransferase domain-containing protein: MKETKPEIIGVLFAKLKPNKKDVFADIGCGSGAVSEFFSRYVSKVYAVERDESMLQIAKERLKGNNIELILSDGYDFLKEHDCDIAFFGGTKGIERMLEVCDAERIAVNAARIEVAVEVTKKMKSMGIFDEVLILNISRSYELAGGTAFRTLNPVFMILGKR; the protein is encoded by the coding sequence ATGAAGGAGACAAAGCCTGAGATTATAGGAGTTCTCTTCGCAAAGCTGAAGCCAAACAAAAAAGATGTTTTCGCGGATATCGGGTGCGGGAGTGGAGCAGTATCGGAGTTTTTTTCGAGATATGTTAGCAAGGTGTATGCTGTCGAAAGGGATGAATCGATGCTCCAAATCGCAAAGGAGAGGCTTAAAGGTAACAACATTGAACTCATACTGTCTGACGGCTATGACTTTCTCAAAGAGCATGATTGCGATATCGCTTTCTTTGGCGGGACAAAAGGCATAGAGAGAATGCTTGAGGTCTGCGATGCTGAAAGGATTGCTGTCAATGCTGCTCGCATCGAGGTTGCAGTTGAAGTTACAAAGAAGATGAAATCCATGGGTATTTTCGATGAGGTTTTAATTCTGAACATCTCGAGAAGCTACGAGCTTGCTGGAGGGACTGCTTTCAGAACCCTCAATCCAGTGTTCATGATACTCGGAAAAAGATGA
- a CDS encoding hydrogenase maturation protease, which yields MRVVVLGIGNILLRDEGVGVRVVEELRKLELPDYVEVYDGATLGIALLNLLSDSDKAVIVDAVFGGGKPGDIYRFSLYEILDTPLKNLISAHDIDFVTAFKMGKDLLNLPQNIVVVGIEPKTIEEGMELSDEVKKAIPKAIEIILEEIRGL from the coding sequence TTGAGGGTAGTTGTTCTGGGTATTGGCAACATCCTGCTCAGGGATGAGGGTGTTGGAGTCAGGGTTGTTGAAGAATTGAGAAAACTCGAGTTGCCGGATTATGTGGAAGTGTATGATGGAGCAACTCTGGGCATTGCTTTACTGAACCTTCTGTCTGATAGCGACAAAGCAGTAATCGTGGATGCTGTTTTCGGAGGAGGAAAGCCTGGAGATATTTACAGATTTTCGCTGTATGAGATTCTTGACACACCGCTGAAAAACCTAATCTCGGCTCATGACATAGATTTCGTTACAGCATTCAAGATGGGAAAGGACTTACTGAATCTTCCGCAGAACATTGTTGTTGTTGGGATAGAGCCAAAAACGATTGAGGAGGGAATGGAGCTCAGCGATGAAGTAAAAAAGGCGATACCAAAAGCTATAGAAATAATACTTGAAGAAATCAGGGGACTATAA
- a CDS encoding hydrogenase small subunit, with product MELKPKLTRRNFMKLAAMMGATAFLTTYKSEIVKAVSEVKDYWHINWLNGAACTGCTISFAQASEPDLVQILTEITVGTSGLPIALPDYMETIHPASGSLAERLKDERWAQGTPGRRVLIVEGAVQEEGYCTIAGKDFRDHLKEAGEVADAVIAVGQCATYGGIPAAKPNPTGAMGVSEFFKEVGINKPVINIPLCPVHPDHLVLTIAAVMIGATPDLDEYGRPKAFFGKNMHDEICPYRPYYDRGIFTRRPGEEGCRYVMGCKGPITKTDCALRKWNMHISYCVETNMCIGCSEPGWPDKFSPFYKPVASLPAVLGVDFGTLGQGLLGAAAAGIVIHGVKRAVTSGKKEEKEE from the coding sequence ATGGAGTTAAAACCGAAGTTAACGAGAAGGAATTTTATGAAACTTGCAGCTATGATGGGTGCTACCGCTTTTCTGACAACATATAAGAGCGAAATTGTCAAAGCCGTTAGCGAGGTAAAGGATTACTGGCACATCAACTGGCTAAATGGTGCGGCATGTACTGGCTGTACGATCTCTTTTGCCCAGGCGAGTGAGCCAGATCTTGTGCAAATACTGACTGAAATTACAGTCGGGACATCAGGTCTACCGATAGCCCTTCCGGACTACATGGAAACAATACACCCAGCATCAGGAAGCTTGGCAGAGAGACTGAAAGATGAGAGATGGGCGCAAGGCACACCGGGTAGAAGAGTCCTGATTGTTGAAGGGGCAGTTCAGGAGGAGGGCTACTGTACTATTGCCGGAAAGGACTTCAGGGATCACCTGAAGGAGGCCGGTGAGGTTGCTGATGCGGTCATTGCTGTTGGACAGTGCGCCACCTATGGAGGAATTCCGGCTGCGAAACCGAATCCAACAGGAGCAATGGGTGTTAGCGAGTTCTTCAAAGAGGTTGGGATCAACAAGCCCGTGATAAACATACCTCTTTGTCCTGTCCATCCAGACCATCTGGTTTTAACCATTGCAGCTGTTATGATTGGGGCTACTCCTGATCTTGATGAGTATGGCAGACCCAAAGCATTCTTCGGAAAGAACATGCATGACGAGATCTGTCCGTACAGACCATACTATGATAGGGGTATATTCACGAGAAGGCCTGGAGAGGAAGGATGCAGGTATGTTATGGGTTGTAAAGGCCCGATAACAAAGACCGACTGTGCATTGAGAAAGTGGAACATGCATATAAGCTATTGTGTTGAGACGAATATGTGCATTGGTTGTTCTGAACCTGGATGGCCGGACAAGTTCTCACCGTTCTACAAGCCAGTAGCATCTCTGCCGGCAGTTCTCGGTGTTGACTTTGGAACTCTCGGTCAGGGATTGCTTGGTGCTGCAGCAGCAGGTATAGTCATTCACGGGGTTAAGAGGGCTGTAACCAGTGGTAAGAAGGAGGAGAAGGAGGAGTGA
- a CDS encoding cobalt-factor II C(20)-methyltransferase: MLYGVGLGPGDKKLLTLRAVEIIKEVDEVIVPGKMAYELIKDIREPRIVEFPMGKSEEVARSLAREISERDDDTAFCCIGDPIFYSTFHHIVEELLAINPEAEVEVIPGVSSINSALAKTRTFINNSMLLTTQDFFDVDVAVVLKAKRSKEVVEKLKERGFNEFILIERMFMDGEKVYESIPNRADYFSVLIAKK; this comes from the coding sequence TTGCTGTATGGAGTTGGACTCGGACCGGGTGATAAAAAGCTTCTGACCTTAAGGGCTGTAGAGATAATTAAAGAGGTAGATGAAGTTATCGTCCCAGGAAAGATGGCTTATGAGCTGATAAAGGATATCAGAGAGCCAAGAATAGTTGAGTTTCCGATGGGTAAGAGTGAAGAGGTCGCGAGAAGCCTTGCCAGGGAGATCTCTGAGAGAGATGATGACACAGCCTTCTGCTGTATTGGTGATCCAATCTTTTATTCTACCTTCCACCACATAGTCGAGGAATTGCTTGCTATAAATCCAGAAGCAGAAGTTGAGGTCATACCGGGGGTTTCGAGCATCAATTCAGCCCTTGCGAAAACCAGAACATTCATCAACAATTCGATGCTGCTGACAACCCAGGATTTCTTCGATGTGGATGTCGCTGTTGTTCTGAAGGCAAAAAGATCGAAAGAGGTTGTAGAGAAGCTGAAAGAGAGAGGCTTTAACGAGTTTATACTGATCGAAAGGATGTTCATGGATGGTGAGAAAGTATATGAAAGCATCCCGAACAGGGCAGATTACTTCAGTGTTCTGATAGCGAAGAAGTGA
- a CDS encoding menaquinone biosynthesis decarboxylase — protein sequence MPYQDLRDFIHKLEEENELARIREEISPELEMTVIAEKAVKNGGKALLFEKPKGYDIPVLMNAFGTEKRMKMALEVERLEEIGERLIGLTKIKPSGLIDGLKNISVLKDAMSFIPKKVRKGACKEVITEPDLSKFPILKCWPGDAGRFITFPVVITKDPETGELNAGMYRMQVFDEKTTGMHWQIHKHGAEHFRKSEGKIEAAVAIGVDPAVLYASTAPLPTGMDEFMFAGFIRRERVKLVDCETVDLMVPADAEIVLEGYVEGERIEGPFGDHTGYYTPPEKYPVFHVTAITHRENPIYHATVVGKPPMEDAWLGKATERIFLPVLRMLFPEIVDINLPIEGTFHNLAIVSIDKKYPGHAKKVMFALWGIGMLSLTKIVIVVDSDVNVQNLSEVLWAVTSRFDPARDIVVIENAPIDSLDHSTYRQNLGGKLGIDATKKWKEEGFEREWPEVVSMDEDVERRALEIWNRIKHLIVP from the coding sequence ATGCCTTATCAGGATTTGAGAGACTTCATTCATAAGCTTGAGGAGGAGAACGAGCTCGCAAGAATCAGGGAAGAGATCAGTCCAGAGCTTGAGATGACTGTTATCGCAGAAAAAGCTGTCAAGAATGGTGGAAAAGCTCTTCTGTTCGAGAAACCGAAAGGTTACGACATTCCAGTTCTGATGAATGCCTTCGGAACCGAAAAGAGAATGAAGATGGCTCTGGAGGTTGAAAGGCTTGAAGAAATTGGAGAAAGGCTAATAGGATTGACCAAGATAAAGCCTTCCGGTCTTATTGATGGGCTGAAGAACATATCCGTTTTGAAGGATGCAATGAGCTTCATACCGAAAAAAGTCAGGAAAGGTGCGTGTAAGGAGGTTATAACCGAACCGGATTTAAGCAAATTCCCGATCCTCAAATGCTGGCCCGGAGATGCTGGCAGATTCATAACTTTCCCTGTGGTGATAACAAAAGACCCCGAAACAGGGGAGCTAAACGCCGGGATGTACAGGATGCAGGTTTTCGATGAGAAAACTACAGGGATGCACTGGCAGATCCACAAGCATGGTGCAGAGCATTTCAGAAAATCTGAAGGTAAAATAGAGGCTGCCGTGGCTATTGGAGTTGATCCAGCTGTGCTGTATGCCTCAACTGCCCCACTCCCAACTGGAATGGATGAGTTCATGTTTGCGGGGTTCATCAGGAGGGAGAGGGTTAAGCTCGTTGATTGCGAGACCGTAGACCTGATGGTTCCGGCAGATGCGGAAATTGTGCTCGAGGGATATGTTGAGGGAGAAAGGATAGAGGGGCCTTTCGGAGACCATACCGGATACTACACCCCACCTGAAAAGTATCCCGTTTTCCATGTAACCGCAATAACACACAGAGAGAATCCGATATATCACGCAACCGTGGTTGGAAAGCCTCCAATGGAGGATGCCTGGCTCGGAAAAGCAACCGAGAGAATATTTCTTCCGGTTTTGAGGATGCTATTTCCGGAAATCGTGGACATAAACCTCCCCATAGAGGGAACTTTCCACAATCTCGCCATAGTCTCAATAGACAAGAAGTATCCGGGACATGCGAAAAAGGTAATGTTCGCCCTATGGGGAATCGGGATGCTGTCTCTGACGAAGATAGTCATAGTTGTTGACAGCGATGTGAATGTTCAGAACCTCTCAGAAGTTTTATGGGCTGTAACGAGCAGGTTCGATCCTGCAAGAGATATTGTGGTAATAGAAAATGCTCCAATAGATTCGCTCGACCACTCAACCTACAGGCAGAACCTTGGAGGCAAGCTGGGAATAGATGCAACCAAGAAGTGGAAGGAGGAAGGTTTCGAGAGAGAGTGGCCAGAAGTCGTGAGCATGGATGAGGATGTTGAGAGAAGAGCTTTGGAGATCTGGAACAGAATAAAGCACCTTATAGTCCCCTGA